A single Candidatus Bipolaricaulota bacterium DNA region contains:
- a CDS encoding imidazolonepropionase, whose amino-acid sequence MRTLITGIGQLATPRGRGPVGGERMNALYVRDGVEILIEDGRISRIGRALPRTGVEETIDARGKLALPGFVDPHTHAVFAGTREDEFLARARGARYDGGGILETAKAVRAASEEDLARNTRIYLRRMLAWGTTTAEVKSGYGLTPESEVRLLLAVRRARKSLPMRIVPTFLGAHAFPPDVRRDDYISSIITEMIPTVRRRRLAQFCDVFCDVGFYTVPEARTILRAARGAGLRLKLHADELADSGGAALAAELSATSADHLLRTTESGMVRMRDAGVIPVLLPGTAFTLGTDYAPARRMIELGLPVALGTDFNPGTCLIPSMPMVIGLAVMRMKMTVEEAITAATLNAAAALELADEVGSLEEGKSADIVLVELDNYRQLPYFFGHNPVKLVLHAGRVAYSCR is encoded by the coding sequence ATGCGCACCCTTATCACGGGAATCGGACAACTCGCCACCCCCCGTGGTCGCGGCCCGGTCGGGGGAGAGCGGATGAATGCCCTGTACGTACGGGACGGGGTGGAGATCCTGATCGAGGACGGGAGGATCTCCAGAATCGGGCGTGCTCTACCCAGAACCGGGGTCGAGGAGACGATCGACGCACGGGGGAAGCTCGCCCTCCCCGGGTTCGTCGATCCCCATACCCATGCCGTGTTCGCCGGGACGCGCGAGGACGAGTTCCTCGCCCGCGCCCGCGGGGCCCGGTACGACGGGGGTGGGATCCTGGAGACGGCGAAGGCGGTGCGTGCCGCTTCCGAGGAGGATCTGGCCCGGAACACGCGCATCTACCTGCGGCGGATGCTCGCTTGGGGGACGACGACCGCCGAGGTGAAGAGCGGTTACGGCCTGACCCCGGAGAGTGAGGTGCGGCTTCTCCTCGCGGTGCGACGCGCCCGGAAGAGCCTCCCGATGCGGATCGTCCCCACCTTCCTCGGAGCTCACGCCTTCCCTCCCGACGTCCGCCGCGATGACTACATCTCCTCGATCATTACCGAGATGATCCCCACCGTTCGGCGCCGGCGCCTCGCCCAGTTCTGTGATGTCTTTTGCGACGTCGGGTTCTACACCGTTCCCGAGGCGCGTACGATCCTCCGCGCCGCGCGCGGGGCCGGTCTCCGCCTCAAACTCCACGCCGACGAGCTCGCCGACAGCGGCGGAGCAGCTCTCGCTGCTGAACTATCCGCCACCTCGGCCGACCATCTCCTGCGAACTACGGAGTCCGGGATGGTCCGGATGCGGGACGCCGGAGTGATTCCGGTCCTCCTCCCCGGGACGGCGTTCACCCTGGGGACTGACTATGCCCCGGCACGGCGGATGATCGAGCTCGGACTCCCCGTCGCCCTGGGGACGGACTTCAACCCGGGGACGTGCCTGATCCCGTCGATGCCGATGGTGATCGGTCTGGCAGTAATGCGGATGAAGATGACGGTCGAGGAGGCGATCACCGCCGCCACCCTGAACGCCGCCGCTGCCCTTGAGCTCGCCGATGAGGTTGGATCGCTCGAAGAGGGAAAATCGGCGGACATCGTTCTGGTCGAGCTCGACAACTACCGGCAGCTCCCGTATTTCTTCGGCCACAATCCGGTGAAGCTCGTGCTCCACGCCGGAAGGGTAGCGTACTCCTGCCGATGA
- the ispE gene encoding 4-(cytidine 5'-diphospho)-2-C-methyl-D-erythritol kinase: MISARAYAKLNLSLRVGPRRPDGFHELDSIVQTIELADRISFVQGGTGLRVESPFPPREDLVYRAAQAILAEKRAKVGVRITVEKNIPTGAGLGGGSSDAACVLVLLDRLIPPRLRSDRLAELAAAIGADVPLFLRGGRVRMQGKGERLTFIPPGAEGAFLLVIPPIHCDTAAVYRRYDEIHPGGKSSPPRLGENDLEEAALSLYPDLVPYRAATASAGGDYWGMSGSGATFFAAFADPDRARAAGEYLRHALPEARIEVCAPTEVGCEEQEVG; encoded by the coding sequence ATGATCTCAGCCCGCGCTTATGCCAAGCTGAACCTCTCCCTCCGGGTCGGGCCGCGCCGCCCGGATGGGTTTCACGAACTCGACTCCATCGTCCAGACGATCGAGCTTGCGGACCGGATTTCGTTTGTGCAGGGCGGGACCGGGTTGCGGGTGGAAAGCCCGTTTCCGCCGCGCGAGGACTTGGTGTATCGCGCGGCGCAGGCGATCCTGGCGGAGAAGCGAGCGAAGGTCGGAGTGAGAATCACCGTGGAGAAGAACATCCCGACCGGGGCCGGACTCGGAGGCGGATCGAGCGACGCCGCCTGCGTCCTCGTCCTCCTTGACCGCCTTATTCCGCCCCGCCTCCGGTCCGATCGTCTGGCCGAGCTCGCCGCGGCGATCGGAGCGGATGTTCCGCTGTTCCTGCGCGGGGGGAGGGTGCGAATGCAGGGGAAAGGGGAGCGGCTGACCTTCATTCCTCCCGGCGCGGAGGGTGCATTCCTCCTCGTCATTCCCCCGATCCACTGTGACACCGCCGCGGTCTACCGCCGCTACGATGAGATTCATCCGGGGGGGAAGAGCTCCCCACCACGGCTTGGGGAGAACGACCTTGAGGAAGCGGCCCTCTCTCTCTATCCTGATCTTGTCCCCTACCGCGCGGCGACGGCGAGCGCCGGGGGGGATTACTGGGGAATGAGTGGGAGCGGGGCGACGTTCTTCGCCGCGTTCGCCGATCCGGACCGGGCGCGGGCGGCGGGGGAGTACCTCAGACACGCCCTCCCGGAAGCGCGGATAGAGGTATGCGCGCCGACTGAGGTGGGATGCGAGGAACAGGAGGTGGGTTGA